The following are from one region of the Salmo trutta chromosome 20, fSalTru1.1, whole genome shotgun sequence genome:
- the LOC115155761 gene encoding potassium/sodium hyperpolarization-activated cyclic nucleotide-gated channel 1 isoform X1, which translates to MENSQAPVGRRTASNCGWRGVFLPQLNRQSLSVYGSEIAVEKECIRQLQSGVWVIHPFSPIRSYYIMCMVAITFLNLIGIPMEIAFLDGYSGVGWEGFNVFSDTLFLMDVALNFRMGIISEDSEVAILDIKKISVIYLKSWFIPDVIAAFPIGYILLIAELQSHSDTSTSGSKASRMVRILMFVRIISLVRLLRVSRLVRFFNEVEKVSNANLEYVQLFFRILSLFMMMFLLCHWNGCIQYFVPMLEEFPSDCWVRREKLMNATVGEKYSFGVFRALSHMIQISYGSTESPTNEVELWVVMTSMLSGALMYTVLVANAAAIITNVDQAAKAYKNKMNHLDDYMTFLKLPNDLRLRINKYYGARYGGRWFDEKNFLISVSSALRELCVCVIQEILTVMCSSLLNNVPMFQKRDVNFLNTVLLQFQHEVFQEDDVIFHQNAPGDRMFFIEHGQVLVEADSFPQELADGDYFGETCLMTKGKRLATVRALTTCQLFSLSSDRFQRVLQSFPDIRRDMEKFAQQDKEDVIHL; encoded by the exons ATGGAGAACTCCCAAGCCCCTGTCGGCAGACGCACAGCCAGCAACTGTGGTTGGAGAGGTGTCTTTCTGCCTCAGCTGAACAGGCAATCTCTATCTGTGTACGGTAGCGAGATAGCTGTGGAGAAGGAATGTATACGCCAGCTGCAGAGTGGAGTCTGGGTCATCCACCCATTCAGCCCCATAAG GAGTTACTACATCATGTGTATGGTTGCCATCACATTCCTGAATTTGATTGGGATCCCCATGGAGATAGCTTTCTTAGACGGGTACAGTGGAGTGGGCTGGGAAGGTTTCAATGTCTTCTCAGACACTTTGTTTCTGATGGATGTGGCTCTGAATTTTCGAATGGGTATCATCTCTGAGGACAGTGAG GTGGCTATCCTGGATATCAAAAAGATCAGTGTGATTTACCTAAAGAGTTGGTTCATACCAGATGTGATTGCAGCATTCCCAATTGGCTACATATTATTAATTGCG GAGTTACAATCCCACAGTGACACCTCCACCTCAGGTTCCAAAGCCAGTAGAATGGTCCGGATTCTCATGTTTGTCCGAATCATCAGCCTCGTCAGGCTCCTCAGAGTCTCCAGGCTTGTCCGCTTCTTCAATGAAGTTGAGAAG GTTTCAAATGCCAACTTGGAGTATGTTCAGCTGTTCTTCCGCATACTGTCTTTGTTTATGATGATGTTCCTGCTGTGCCACTGGAACGGCTGTATCCAGTACTTTGTCCCGATGCTGGAGGAGTTCCCATCAGACTGCTGGGTCAGACGAGAGAAACTGATG AATGCCACGGTTGGTGAGAAGTATTCCTTTGGAGTGTTTCGTGCTCTCTCTCATATGATCCAAATATCCTATGGCTCCACGGAGTCACCAACAA ATGAGGTGGAGCTGTGGGTGGTCATGACCAGTATGCTGTCTGGGGCTCTAATGTACACTGTACTGGTGGCCAATGCTGCTGCCATAATAACCAACGTAGACCAAGCAGCAAAGGCCTACAAGAACAAG ATGAATCATCTAGACGACTACATGACCTTCTTGAAGCTTCCTAATGACCTTCGGCTTCGCATCAACAAGTACTACGGAGCCCGCTATGGGGGGAGATGGTTTGACGAGAAGAACTTTCTAATTTCAGTCTCCTCAGCTTTGAGAGAG ctttgtgtgtgtgttatacaggAGATTCTGACGGTGATGTGTTCGAGCCTGCTGAACAACGTACCCATGTTCCAGAAACGAGATGTCAACTTCCTGAACACCGTCCTCCTCCAGTTTCAGCACGAGGTCTTCCAGGAGGATGATGTCATCTTCCACCAGAACGCGCCCGGCGACCGCATGTTCTTCATCGAGCACGGCCAGGTCCTGGTGGAAGCAGACTCCTTCCCGCAGGAGCTGGCTGATGGCGACTACTTTGGAG AGACCTGCCTTATGACCAAAGGAAAGCGCTTGGCCACGGTGCGAGCTCTGACCACATGCcagctcttctctctgtcctcagaCCGCTTCCAGAGGGTTCTACAGAGCTTCCCTGACATAAGGAGGGACATGGAAAAGTTTGCACAACAGGACAAGGAAGATGTGATACATCTCTAG
- the LOC115155761 gene encoding potassium/sodium hyperpolarization-activated cyclic nucleotide-gated channel 1 isoform X2 — MENSQAPVGRRTASNCGWRGVFLPQLNRQSLSVYGSEIAVEKECIRQLQSGVWVIHPFSPIRSYYIMCMVAITFLNLIGIPMEIAFLDGYSGVGWEGFNVFSDTLFLMDVALNFRMGIISEDSEVAILDIKKISVIYLKSWFIPDVIAAFPIGYILLIAELQSHSDTSTSGSKASRMVRILMFVRIISLVRLLRVSRLVRFFNEVEKVSNANLEYVQLFFRILSLFMMMFLLCHWNGCIQYFVPMLEEFPSDCWVRREKLMNATVGEKYSFGVFRALSHMIQISYGSTESPTNEVELWVVMTSMLSGALMYTVLVANAAAIITNVDQAAKAYKNKMNHLDDYMTFLKLPNDLRLRINKYYGARYGGRWFDEKNFLISVSSALREEILTVMCSSLLNNVPMFQKRDVNFLNTVLLQFQHEVFQEDDVIFHQNAPGDRMFFIEHGQVLVEADSFPQELADGDYFGETCLMTKGKRLATVRALTTCQLFSLSSDRFQRVLQSFPDIRRDMEKFAQQDKEDVIHL; from the exons ATGGAGAACTCCCAAGCCCCTGTCGGCAGACGCACAGCCAGCAACTGTGGTTGGAGAGGTGTCTTTCTGCCTCAGCTGAACAGGCAATCTCTATCTGTGTACGGTAGCGAGATAGCTGTGGAGAAGGAATGTATACGCCAGCTGCAGAGTGGAGTCTGGGTCATCCACCCATTCAGCCCCATAAG GAGTTACTACATCATGTGTATGGTTGCCATCACATTCCTGAATTTGATTGGGATCCCCATGGAGATAGCTTTCTTAGACGGGTACAGTGGAGTGGGCTGGGAAGGTTTCAATGTCTTCTCAGACACTTTGTTTCTGATGGATGTGGCTCTGAATTTTCGAATGGGTATCATCTCTGAGGACAGTGAG GTGGCTATCCTGGATATCAAAAAGATCAGTGTGATTTACCTAAAGAGTTGGTTCATACCAGATGTGATTGCAGCATTCCCAATTGGCTACATATTATTAATTGCG GAGTTACAATCCCACAGTGACACCTCCACCTCAGGTTCCAAAGCCAGTAGAATGGTCCGGATTCTCATGTTTGTCCGAATCATCAGCCTCGTCAGGCTCCTCAGAGTCTCCAGGCTTGTCCGCTTCTTCAATGAAGTTGAGAAG GTTTCAAATGCCAACTTGGAGTATGTTCAGCTGTTCTTCCGCATACTGTCTTTGTTTATGATGATGTTCCTGCTGTGCCACTGGAACGGCTGTATCCAGTACTTTGTCCCGATGCTGGAGGAGTTCCCATCAGACTGCTGGGTCAGACGAGAGAAACTGATG AATGCCACGGTTGGTGAGAAGTATTCCTTTGGAGTGTTTCGTGCTCTCTCTCATATGATCCAAATATCCTATGGCTCCACGGAGTCACCAACAA ATGAGGTGGAGCTGTGGGTGGTCATGACCAGTATGCTGTCTGGGGCTCTAATGTACACTGTACTGGTGGCCAATGCTGCTGCCATAATAACCAACGTAGACCAAGCAGCAAAGGCCTACAAGAACAAG ATGAATCATCTAGACGACTACATGACCTTCTTGAAGCTTCCTAATGACCTTCGGCTTCGCATCAACAAGTACTACGGAGCCCGCTATGGGGGGAGATGGTTTGACGAGAAGAACTTTCTAATTTCAGTCTCCTCAGCTTTGAGAGAG gAGATTCTGACGGTGATGTGTTCGAGCCTGCTGAACAACGTACCCATGTTCCAGAAACGAGATGTCAACTTCCTGAACACCGTCCTCCTCCAGTTTCAGCACGAGGTCTTCCAGGAGGATGATGTCATCTTCCACCAGAACGCGCCCGGCGACCGCATGTTCTTCATCGAGCACGGCCAGGTCCTGGTGGAAGCAGACTCCTTCCCGCAGGAGCTGGCTGATGGCGACTACTTTGGAG AGACCTGCCTTATGACCAAAGGAAAGCGCTTGGCCACGGTGCGAGCTCTGACCACATGCcagctcttctctctgtcctcagaCCGCTTCCAGAGGGTTCTACAGAGCTTCCCTGACATAAGGAGGGACATGGAAAAGTTTGCACAACAGGACAAGGAAGATGTGATACATCTCTAG